A stretch of the Actinoalloteichus fjordicus genome encodes the following:
- a CDS encoding tyrosine-type recombinase/integrase, producing MRLIEAQDAFFLARRPRKDSPHTTAAYRRDLAGVTALLAGDLGCAAGDLDLEEVTSGSLRSAFGAFADTHAKSSVLRAWSTWNQFLTFCVAEELVAGNPMAAVARPRTPALTPKPLRGEQTPEELLTATATGGGRGRDPWPERDVLVLALGLITGLRSAEMRELTLGSLVGRPGERRLHVRGKGSRERSIPIEAPMERIVEDYLTSCRTRFPRGARGTSAPLLLDRQGEAIGRGGLEYLVRSCFRSSGVHDRVPAGASLHALRHTFATRLAEDGANASEIMALLGHASLATSQNYIEATGREQRAAAAVNRTYRALARLVDRERD from the coding sequence ATGCGGTTGATCGAAGCCCAGGACGCGTTCTTCCTCGCTCGGCGTCCCCGCAAGGACTCCCCGCACACCACTGCGGCGTATCGGCGTGACCTGGCGGGCGTGACGGCGCTGTTGGCGGGCGATCTGGGGTGTGCGGCGGGTGACCTCGATCTCGAGGAGGTGACCTCGGGGTCGCTGCGGTCGGCCTTCGGAGCCTTCGCCGACACTCATGCGAAGAGTTCGGTCCTGCGGGCGTGGTCGACGTGGAATCAGTTCTTGACGTTCTGTGTGGCCGAGGAGCTGGTGGCGGGCAATCCGATGGCGGCGGTGGCCCGGCCGAGGACTCCGGCGTTGACGCCCAAGCCGTTGCGGGGGGAGCAGACTCCGGAGGAGCTTCTGACGGCGACGGCCACGGGTGGTGGTCGCGGTCGTGATCCCTGGCCGGAGCGGGATGTGCTGGTGCTGGCGCTCGGTCTGATCACCGGGCTGCGGTCGGCGGAGATGCGCGAGTTGACGCTGGGTTCGCTGGTGGGCAGGCCGGGTGAGCGTCGACTGCACGTGCGGGGCAAAGGCAGCAGGGAGCGGTCCATTCCGATCGAGGCGCCGATGGAGCGGATCGTCGAGGACTACCTGACGTCGTGCCGGACGCGCTTTCCTCGAGGAGCCAGAGGGACTTCGGCGCCGTTGTTGCTGGACAGACAGGGCGAGGCCATCGGGCGTGGCGGCCTGGAGTATCTGGTGCGGTCTTGTTTCCGCTCTTCCGGGGTGCATGACCGGGTTCCCGCGGGGGCGAGTCTGCACGCGTTGCGTCATACGTTCGCCACCCGGCTGGCCGAGGACGGGGCGAACGCCTCGGAGATCATGGCGTTGTTGGGGCATGCGAGTCTGGCGACGAGTCAGAACTACATCGAGGCCACGGGTCGGGAGCAGCGGGCGGCGGCGGCGGTGAATCGGACGTATCGGGCGTTGGCGCGGCTGGTCGATCGGGAGCGGGACTGA
- a CDS encoding GNAT family N-acetyltransferase: protein MDIALRDVSDEDAEWYVEQVQDAEILRFTIERASLTVEEFRAALARLRSDDDAMGYLVVDAATGTRLASVAATRQEDGAEVSYWVARAARGRGVARQAVRALCDRVLANWPVNEIRLFTHVDNRASQRTAENAGFHRVDGPDEPREVGGRRWLVRWYRRAR from the coding sequence ATGGACATCGCCTTACGCGACGTCTCCGACGAGGACGCCGAGTGGTACGTCGAACAGGTGCAGGACGCGGAGATCCTGCGGTTCACGATCGAACGCGCATCCTTGACCGTCGAAGAGTTCCGCGCCGCGCTGGCAAGACTGCGTAGCGACGACGACGCAATGGGATACCTGGTCGTCGACGCGGCAACCGGGACGCGACTGGCCTCGGTCGCCGCCACCCGCCAGGAAGACGGCGCGGAGGTGAGTTATTGGGTCGCCCGTGCCGCCCGCGGCCGCGGCGTGGCCCGTCAGGCAGTGCGCGCCCTGTGCGATCGGGTGCTGGCGAACTGGCCGGTGAACGAGATTCGACTGTTCACCCATGTCGACAACCGCGCATCCCAGCGCACGGCCGAGAATGCGGGCTTTCATCGGGTCGACGGACCGGATGAGCCTCGCGAGGTCGGCGGGCGACGGTGGCTGGTCCGCTGGTATCGCCGCGCCCGATGA